The Bacteroidota bacterium genome has a segment encoding these proteins:
- a CDS encoding helix-turn-helix transcriptional regulator yields MTLSEFVKQRRGNAKLTQPELAQKAGVGLRFVRDLEQGKPTLRMDKVNQVLQLFGHELGPVKFNSGDTL; encoded by the coding sequence ATGACATTAAGTGAATTCGTAAAACAAAGGAGAGGCAATGCTAAACTGACTCAACCCGAATTAGCCCAAAAAGCCGGGGTTGGTCTTCGGTTTGTGCGTGATTTAGAACAGGGTAAGCCAACTTTACGTATGGATAAAGTAAATCAGGTGTTGCAATTGTTTGGACATGAACTTGGCCCTGTGAAGTTCAATTCTGGTGATACTCTATAA